In one Zalophus californianus isolate mZalCal1 chromosome 10, mZalCal1.pri.v2, whole genome shotgun sequence genomic region, the following are encoded:
- the NTAN1 gene encoding protein N-terminal asparagine amidohydrolase isoform X3: MSSIKAFSDHAQCGRLEVHLVGGFSDDRQLSQKLTHQLLSEFDRQAEDIHLVTLCVTELNDREENENHFPVIHGIAVNIKTAEIYRASFPDRGPEEELRAARALTGGPMISIYDAKTEQLRIGPYSWMPFPHVDFWLQQDDKQILENLSTSPLAEPPHFVEHIRSTLMFLKKHPSPTSALFPGNKALLYKKNEGGLWEKISSPGS; the protein is encoded by the exons ATGAGCTCCAtaaaagccttctctgaccacgcTCAGTGTGGAAG GCTGGAAGTGCACCTCGTGGGAGGCTTCAGTGACGACAGGCAGTTGTCACAAAAACTTACTCATCAGCTTCTCA GTGAATTTGACAGACAAGCAGAGGACATTCACTTAGTGACACTGTGTGTGACAG AATTAAATGACCGGGAAGAAAACGAAAACCACTTTCCAGTGATTCATGGCATTG CTGTCAACATTAAGACGGCAGAGATTTACCGAGCATCCTTCCCAGATCGGGGTCCAGAGGAGGAGCTCCGTGCTGCCCGAGCTTTAACAGGAGGACCA ATGATTAGTATTTACGACGCAAAGACAGAGCAACTGCGTATAGGACCGTATTCCTGGATGCCCTTTCCACATGTGGATTTCTGGCTGCAGCAAGATGATAAGCAAATACTAGAG AACCTTTCCACTTCGCCTCTGGCTGAGCCGCCCCACTTTGTGGAACATATTAGGTCTaccttgatgtttttaaaaaaacacccatCTCCCACCAGCGCACTGTTTCCTGGAAACAAGGCTCTGCTCtacaaaaagaatgaaggtggCTTATGGGAAAAGATCTCTTCTCCAGGAAGCTAA
- the NTAN1 gene encoding protein N-terminal asparagine amidohydrolase isoform X2 — protein MPLLVEGRRVRLPQSAGDLVRAHPPLEERARLLRGQSVQQVGPQGLLYVQQRELAVTSPKDGSISILGSDDATTCHIVVLRHTGNGATCLTHCDGTDTRAEVPLIMSSIKAFSDHAQCGRLEVHLVGGFSDDRQLSQKLTHQLLSEFDRQAEDIHLVTLCVTELNDREENENHFPVIHGIAVNIKTAEIYRASFPDRGPEEELRAARALTGGPMISIYDAKTEQLRIGPYSWMPFPHVDFWLQQDDKQILERTVSWKQGSALQKE, from the exons GAAAGAGCCAGACTTCTCAGAGGTCAGTCTGTTCAACAAGTGGGACCCCAGGGCCTTCTGTATGTTCAGCAAAGAGAGCTGGCAGTGACCTCCCCAAAGGATG gCTCCATCTCCATTCTGGGTTCTGATGATGCCACCACTTGTCACATTGTGGTCCTGAGGCACACAG GTAACGGGGCCACCTGCTTGACCCACTGTGATGGAACCGACACCAGAGCGGAGGTCCCCTTGATCATGAGCTCCAtaaaagccttctctgaccacgcTCAGTGTGGAAG GCTGGAAGTGCACCTCGTGGGAGGCTTCAGTGACGACAGGCAGTTGTCACAAAAACTTACTCATCAGCTTCTCA GTGAATTTGACAGACAAGCAGAGGACATTCACTTAGTGACACTGTGTGTGACAG AATTAAATGACCGGGAAGAAAACGAAAACCACTTTCCAGTGATTCATGGCATTG CTGTCAACATTAAGACGGCAGAGATTTACCGAGCATCCTTCCCAGATCGGGGTCCAGAGGAGGAGCTCCGTGCTGCCCGAGCTTTAACAGGAGGACCA ATGATTAGTATTTACGACGCAAAGACAGAGCAACTGCGTATAGGACCGTATTCCTGGATGCCCTTTCCACATGTGGATTTCTGGCTGCAGCAAGATGATAAGCAAATACTAGAG CGCACTGTTTCCTGGAAACAAGGCTCTGCTCtacaaaaagaatga
- the NTAN1 gene encoding protein N-terminal asparagine amidohydrolase isoform X1, whose amino-acid sequence MPLLVEGRRVRLPQSAGDLVRAHPPLEERARLLRGQSVQQVGPQGLLYVQQRELAVTSPKDGSISILGSDDATTCHIVVLRHTGNGATCLTHCDGTDTRAEVPLIMSSIKAFSDHAQCGRLEVHLVGGFSDDRQLSQKLTHQLLSEFDRQAEDIHLVTLCVTELNDREENENHFPVIHGIAVNIKTAEIYRASFPDRGPEEELRAARALTGGPMISIYDAKTEQLRIGPYSWMPFPHVDFWLQQDDKQILENLSTSPLAEPPHFVEHIRSTLMFLKKHPSPTSALFPGNKALLYKKNEGGLWEKISSPGS is encoded by the exons GAAAGAGCCAGACTTCTCAGAGGTCAGTCTGTTCAACAAGTGGGACCCCAGGGCCTTCTGTATGTTCAGCAAAGAGAGCTGGCAGTGACCTCCCCAAAGGATG gCTCCATCTCCATTCTGGGTTCTGATGATGCCACCACTTGTCACATTGTGGTCCTGAGGCACACAG GTAACGGGGCCACCTGCTTGACCCACTGTGATGGAACCGACACCAGAGCGGAGGTCCCCTTGATCATGAGCTCCAtaaaagccttctctgaccacgcTCAGTGTGGAAG GCTGGAAGTGCACCTCGTGGGAGGCTTCAGTGACGACAGGCAGTTGTCACAAAAACTTACTCATCAGCTTCTCA GTGAATTTGACAGACAAGCAGAGGACATTCACTTAGTGACACTGTGTGTGACAG AATTAAATGACCGGGAAGAAAACGAAAACCACTTTCCAGTGATTCATGGCATTG CTGTCAACATTAAGACGGCAGAGATTTACCGAGCATCCTTCCCAGATCGGGGTCCAGAGGAGGAGCTCCGTGCTGCCCGAGCTTTAACAGGAGGACCA ATGATTAGTATTTACGACGCAAAGACAGAGCAACTGCGTATAGGACCGTATTCCTGGATGCCCTTTCCACATGTGGATTTCTGGCTGCAGCAAGATGATAAGCAAATACTAGAG AACCTTTCCACTTCGCCTCTGGCTGAGCCGCCCCACTTTGTGGAACATATTAGGTCTaccttgatgtttttaaaaaaacacccatCTCCCACCAGCGCACTGTTTCCTGGAAACAAGGCTCTGCTCtacaaaaagaatgaaggtggCTTATGGGAAAAGATCTCTTCTCCAGGAAGCTAA